The Thermocrinis ruber genome has a window encoding:
- a CDS encoding KpsF/GutQ family sugar-phosphate isomerase — protein MNPEEIIRKAKRVIEEEARELSKLSERLDHSFVRAVELILNCEGKVITTGVGKSGHIAQKVASTLSSTGTPSHYLHPSEALHGDLGVVEGKDVVLAFSKSGESAEVLALLPYIKLLGTKLISVTNNPNSTLAKHSDVHIFLGVSKEACPLNLAPTTSTTLALVLGDALAMVLLELRGFTEKDFALRHPAGALGRKLKLVKELCHTGEEVPIVKEADSMKEVIVEITSKGFGAVAVVNEEGRLVGIITDGDLRRFINRGGDLNNSLARDAMTTNPKTARMEELAAEALRRMEDHKITVLIVVDEEKRPIGIIHMHDILRAGVIY, from the coding sequence ATGAACCCTGAGGAGATCATCCGTAAGGCTAAAAGGGTAATAGAGGAGGAAGCACGAGAGCTTTCAAAACTTTCGGAAAGGTTAGACCATTCCTTTGTTAGGGCAGTTGAGCTTATCCTGAACTGTGAGGGAAAGGTTATAACCACGGGTGTCGGAAAGTCAGGACACATAGCCCAAAAGGTCGCATCCACCCTCTCCTCCACGGGTACGCCATCCCACTATCTTCATCCTTCAGAGGCCCTTCATGGAGACCTGGGAGTGGTGGAAGGTAAGGATGTGGTTTTGGCCTTTTCCAAAAGTGGAGAGTCTGCGGAGGTCTTGGCACTCCTTCCGTACATAAAGCTCTTGGGTACCAAGCTCATATCCGTTACCAACAACCCGAACTCCACCTTAGCAAAGCACTCGGATGTACATATATTTTTGGGAGTTTCCAAGGAAGCCTGCCCCTTGAACTTAGCGCCAACCACCTCTACCACACTAGCCCTGGTTTTGGGAGACGCCTTGGCTATGGTGCTTTTGGAGCTAAGAGGTTTTACAGAGAAGGACTTTGCCCTCAGACACCCCGCGGGCGCATTGGGTAGGAAGCTAAAGCTCGTTAAAGAGCTCTGCCATACGGGAGAAGAGGTACCCATCGTTAAAGAAGCAGATTCAATGAAAGAGGTGATTGTGGAGATCACCAGCAAGGGCTTTGGGGCGGTGGCGGTGGTAAATGAGGAGGGAAGGCTTGTGGGTATAATCACCGACGGGGACCTCAGAAGGTTCATAAACCGTGGTGGGGACCTAAACAACAGTCTGGCTAGGGATGCCATGACCACAAATCCCAAAACCGCCAGGATGGAGGAGTTGGCAGCGGAAGCCCTAAGAAGAATGGAGGACCACAAGATAACCGTCCTCATTGTGGTGGATGAGGAGAAAAGACCCATTGGCATAATACACATGCACGATATACTCCGTGCGGGGGTGATATACTAA
- the ppa gene encoding inorganic diphosphatase, whose product MDIKKIPAGKNPPEDIYVVVEIPQDSPIKYELDKETGAVFVDRFLFTAMHYPFNYGFIPQTLADDGDPVDVLVISRYPVAPGSVIRCRPIGGLEMRDEEGVDTKLIAVPHSKIDPTFDEIKSVDDLPKALLDRIKHFFEHYKELEPGKWVKVEGFRGVQFAIDEIKKGIENYKKKSE is encoded by the coding sequence ATGGACATAAAGAAGATACCCGCCGGCAAGAACCCACCAGAGGATATTTACGTGGTCGTTGAGATCCCCCAGGATAGTCCTATAAAGTATGAACTGGACAAGGAAACGGGTGCAGTCTTTGTGGATAGGTTTTTATTTACAGCCATGCATTATCCTTTCAACTACGGCTTTATTCCTCAGACCTTGGCGGACGATGGGGACCCGGTGGATGTTTTGGTAATATCAAGGTATCCTGTGGCACCTGGTAGTGTGATAAGGTGCAGACCTATAGGTGGCTTGGAGATGAGGGACGAAGAAGGTGTAGATACAAAGCTTATAGCGGTGCCCCACTCAAAGATAGACCCAACCTTTGACGAGATAAAGAGCGTGGATGATTTACCCAAGGCACTGCTGGATCGGATCAAGCACTTTTTTGAGCACTACAAGGAGCTGGAACCGGGCAAGTGGGTAAAAGTGGAAGGGTTCAGGGGTGTGCAGTTCGCTATAGATGAGATCAAAAAGGGCATAGAGAACTACAAGAAAAAGAGTGAATGA
- the tuf gene encoding elongation factor Tu encodes MAKEKFVREKEHVNVGTIGHVDHGKSTLTSAITCVLAAGVLPGGKAKCMKYEEIDKAPEEKERGITINITHVEYESAKRHYAHIDCPGHADYIKNMITGAAQMDGAILVVSAADGPMPQTREHVLLARQVNVPYIVVFMNKCDMVDDPELLDLVELEVRELLNKYEFPGDDVPVIRGSALGALQELEAGKPDKWCNAIVELVNAMDEYIPTPVRESDKPFLMPIEDVFSISGRGTVVTGRVERGTLKPGEEVEIVGLREEPLKTVATSIEMFRKVLDEALPGDNIGVLLRGVGKDDVERGQVLAKPGTVKPHRRFRAQVYILTKEEGGRHSPFFVNYRPQFYFRTADVTGVIVKLPEGQEMVMPGDNVELEVELIKPVAMEEGLRFAIREGGKTVGAGVVTKILD; translated from the coding sequence ATGGCAAAGGAGAAGTTTGTAAGAGAGAAGGAGCACGTAAACGTAGGAACAATAGGGCACGTAGACCACGGTAAATCTACCCTAACCTCTGCCATAACTTGTGTCCTTGCCGCAGGCGTACTGCCAGGCGGTAAAGCCAAATGCATGAAATACGAAGAAATAGACAAAGCTCCAGAAGAAAAAGAAAGAGGTATCACCATCAACATAACCCACGTAGAGTATGAAAGTGCCAAAAGACACTACGCCCACATAGATTGCCCCGGACACGCTGACTACATAAAGAACATGATTACGGGCGCCGCTCAGATGGACGGTGCTATCCTCGTGGTATCCGCTGCCGACGGACCTATGCCCCAAACAAGGGAACACGTATTGCTCGCAAGACAGGTTAACGTTCCATACATCGTGGTCTTTATGAACAAGTGCGACATGGTAGATGACCCAGAACTTCTGGACCTGGTGGAGCTTGAAGTGAGAGAGCTTTTGAACAAATACGAATTTCCTGGAGACGATGTGCCAGTTATAAGAGGTTCTGCTTTGGGGGCTTTGCAGGAGCTGGAAGCAGGAAAGCCAGACAAGTGGTGCAATGCCATAGTGGAGCTTGTGAACGCTATGGATGAATACATACCCACACCTGTGAGGGAGTCAGATAAACCCTTCTTGATGCCTATAGAGGACGTCTTTAGCATCTCTGGTCGTGGAACGGTGGTGACAGGAAGGGTAGAAAGAGGAACCCTAAAGCCCGGTGAGGAGGTGGAGATTGTAGGACTTAGGGAAGAACCTCTGAAGACGGTGGCAACTTCTATAGAGATGTTCAGGAAGGTTCTTGATGAAGCACTTCCTGGAGACAACATAGGTGTGCTGTTGAGGGGAGTGGGTAAGGATGACGTAGAGAGAGGTCAGGTTTTGGCAAAGCCAGGGACAGTGAAACCTCACAGGAGGTTTAGGGCACAGGTGTATATTCTCACCAAGGAAGAGGGTGGAAGACACAGTCCGTTCTTTGTCAATTACAGGCCACAGTTTTACTTTAGGACTGCGGACGTGACAGGTGTGATAGTGAAGTTGCCTGAAGGGCAGGAGATGGTAATGCCTGGGGACAATGTGGAGCTTGAGGTGGAGTTGATAAAGCCTGTAGCTATGGAGGAAGGTTTGAGGTTCGCCATAAGGGAAGGTGGTAAGACCGTCGGTGCAGGCGTCGTTACAAAAATACTTGATTGA
- the rpmG gene encoding 50S ribosomal protein L33, giving the protein MAAAREVVVLACTECKRRNYSTTKNRQKKPQRLELRKYCKWCKKHTLHREVK; this is encoded by the coding sequence ATGGCAGCAGCAAGAGAAGTTGTAGTTTTAGCATGTACTGAGTGTAAGAGGAGAAACTACTCCACCACAAAGAATAGGCAGAAGAAACCCCAAAGGTTAGAGCTTAGGAAGTACTGCAAGTGGTGCAAGAAGCATACATTACACAGAGAGGTTAAATAG
- the secE gene encoding preprotein translocase subunit SecE produces the protein MERIKSFLKSVRQELDRVSWPSKDLAVKATVSVIIFALVVGTYLWVLDIVFVRIINFLLSLRGG, from the coding sequence ATGGAAAGGATAAAGAGCTTTCTGAAGTCCGTAAGGCAAGAGCTTGATAGGGTATCGTGGCCCAGCAAAGATTTAGCCGTAAAGGCAACAGTTAGTGTTATAATATTTGCCCTTGTAGTTGGTACCTACCTTTGGGTCTTAGACATTGTCTTTGTTAGAATTATTAACTTTCTACTATCTTTGAGGGGTGGCTAA
- the nusG gene encoding transcription termination/antitermination protein NusG has product MGEYKWYALQVEAGKEATAKENLLKVLALEGLSHKVEEVIVPAEEKVVIKTMGKEKYRLSLRGNNRDISVLGKKGVTTFRIENGEVRVLESVEGDLCVEAPPISKPGQKIVCKENKTEAKIILESKMFPGYLLIKADMDDALLRAIEKTPHVYRPVLVGGRVASLDEKEVERIIAFVKKGVRPTRILFEKGDQVRVIEGPFMNFTGTVEEVHPEREKLTVLISIFGRLTPVELDFSQVEKL; this is encoded by the coding sequence ATGGGTGAATATAAATGGTATGCCCTGCAAGTGGAAGCGGGAAAGGAGGCTACCGCCAAGGAGAATCTTCTGAAGGTATTAGCTTTGGAAGGGCTCTCTCATAAGGTGGAGGAGGTTATAGTTCCCGCAGAGGAAAAGGTGGTCATAAAAACTATGGGAAAGGAAAAATACAGGCTCTCCCTGCGTGGCAACAATAGAGACATAAGCGTGCTTGGAAAAAAAGGTGTTACCACCTTTAGGATAGAGAACGGAGAGGTTAGGGTTTTGGAAAGTGTAGAGGGAGACTTGTGTGTAGAGGCACCTCCTATATCAAAGCCCGGGCAAAAAATAGTGTGCAAAGAGAACAAAACGGAGGCAAAGATTATCTTAGAATCCAAAATGTTCCCAGGTTATCTGCTTATAAAGGCAGATATGGATGATGCACTCTTGAGGGCAATAGAAAAGACACCACACGTCTATAGGCCTGTCTTGGTGGGCGGAAGGGTTGCCTCTTTGGATGAAAAGGAGGTGGAAAGGATCATAGCCTTTGTGAAGAAGGGCGTAAGACCTACGAGAATTCTCTTTGAGAAGGGCGACCAGGTTAGGGTCATAGAGGGACCCTTTATGAACTTTACCGGCACTGTGGAAGAGGTTCATCCAGAGAGGGAAAAGCTAACAGTTCTGATCAGCATATTTGGTAGGCTAACACCTGTTGAGTTAGATTTTTCTCAGGTGGAGAAGTTGTGA
- the rplK gene encoding 50S ribosomal protein L11: MAKKVTAVVELMLPAQQATPAPPVGPALGQHGVNIMEFVKQFNAASKDFEPGTVVPVVITIYQDRSFTFVMKTPPASYLLKKAAKVQKGSGDPKRQKVGKITVEQLREIAKMKLKDMNTTDLNAAMRTIAGTAKSMGIEIEGWKE, encoded by the coding sequence ATGGCTAAGAAGGTAACTGCGGTTGTGGAGCTGATGTTGCCAGCTCAGCAAGCTACACCTGCACCTCCCGTTGGTCCTGCCCTTGGTCAGCACGGTGTGAACATAATGGAGTTTGTCAAGCAGTTCAACGCAGCAAGCAAGGACTTTGAGCCCGGCACTGTGGTGCCCGTCGTTATCACCATATACCAAGACAGAAGCTTCACGTTCGTTATGAAAACGCCCCCAGCTTCTTATCTTCTCAAAAAGGCGGCAAAGGTTCAAAAGGGTTCAGGAGACCCCAAAAGGCAAAAGGTAGGTAAGATCACTGTGGAACAGCTAAGAGAGATCGCTAAAATGAAGCTAAAGGATATGAACACCACAGACCTAAACGCTGCCATGAGAACCATTGCGGGCACTGCCAAAAGTATGGGTATAGAAATAGAAGGTTGGAAGGAGTGA
- the rplA gene encoding 50S ribosomal protein L1, whose protein sequence is MKRGKRYLKCLELYDRNKLYSVEEAVQILKKLHAECGPKFDQTVELAMRLGVDPKYADQMVRGSVVLPHGLGKEIKVLVLAEGEAQKIAKEAGADYVGGEDLINKILKEEWVDYDVVIAVPEIMPKVAKLGKLLGPRGLMPNPKTGTVTTNVKQAIEEAKKGRVEFKVDKTGNVHMPIGKISFDEQKLIENAYTAIDAVVKAKPPGARGQYVKSITLSATMSPGVKVDTALTLRKLQEVAA, encoded by the coding sequence ATGAAGAGGGGAAAAAGATATTTAAAGTGCCTTGAGCTCTATGACAGAAACAAACTTTACTCAGTAGAGGAAGCTGTTCAGATTTTAAAAAAGCTCCATGCAGAGTGTGGTCCAAAGTTTGACCAAACGGTGGAGCTTGCCATGAGACTCGGTGTGGACCCCAAGTACGCGGACCAGATGGTCAGAGGTTCTGTAGTCTTACCCCACGGTTTGGGTAAAGAAATTAAGGTCTTGGTTCTCGCGGAGGGTGAAGCCCAAAAGATTGCAAAGGAAGCAGGCGCAGATTATGTGGGTGGTGAGGACCTTATAAACAAAATCCTCAAAGAGGAGTGGGTAGACTACGATGTGGTTATAGCGGTTCCTGAAATTATGCCGAAGGTGGCAAAACTTGGAAAGCTCTTGGGTCCAAGGGGTTTAATGCCCAACCCCAAAACGGGCACCGTTACCACCAACGTAAAGCAGGCAATAGAAGAGGCAAAGAAGGGTAGAGTAGAGTTCAAGGTAGACAAAACTGGTAATGTGCACATGCCCATAGGGAAAATTTCCTTTGATGAGCAAAAGCTCATTGAGAACGCATACACCGCTATAGATGCAGTGGTGAAGGCAAAACCACCGGGTGCAAGAGGTCAGTATGTGAAGAGTATTACCTTGTCTGCTACCATGTCTCCGGGTGTTAAGGTGGATACCGCCCTCACCCTCAGAAAGCTTCAGGAGGTAGCCGCATGA
- the rplJ gene encoding 50S ribosomal protein L10 encodes MRKSWQVKAELINSYRDRLQRAQLVIFFNYSGIDAYPLTQLRAELKAMDGELVVGKNTLFYRAFMDTAVADHRDVLVGPTALVFAYKDPVVIAKKIFEVSKELNKENPLAKIKGGFMGGRFLRPQEVQALAELPPREVLLSKLMGTLQAPLMNFILALKAMPQKLVLTLKAIEEKKKS; translated from the coding sequence ATGAGGAAAAGTTGGCAGGTAAAGGCGGAGCTTATCAACAGCTACAGGGATAGGCTACAGAGGGCACAGTTGGTGATCTTCTTCAACTACTCGGGTATAGATGCGTATCCTCTCACACAACTTAGGGCTGAGCTCAAAGCTATGGACGGTGAGCTTGTGGTGGGTAAAAACACCCTCTTTTACAGGGCTTTTATGGATACCGCTGTGGCAGACCATAGAGATGTGCTTGTGGGACCAACTGCCTTAGTATTTGCTTACAAGGATCCTGTGGTTATTGCTAAAAAGATCTTTGAAGTTTCAAAAGAGCTGAACAAAGAAAACCCCCTTGCCAAAATAAAGGGTGGTTTTATGGGGGGCAGGTTTTTAAGGCCACAAGAAGTACAAGCCCTCGCAGAGTTGCCCCCGAGGGAAGTATTGCTTTCCAAGCTTATGGGCACCTTGCAGGCTCCTTTGATGAACTTTATCTTAGCCCTCAAGGCTATGCCTCAAAAGCTTGTACTTACACTAAAGGCAATAGAAGAAAAGAAAAAATCTTAA
- the rplL gene encoding 50S ribosomal protein L7/L12 gives MPALTIDEIVEAIGNMTLLEVAELVKKLEEKFGVSAAAVVAAAPAAVAGAPAGPAPAAEEKTEFTVILKSAGANKINVIKVVREITGLGLKEAKDLVESAPKPVKEGVSKEEAENIAKKLQEAGAEVEIK, from the coding sequence ATGCCAGCACTTACCATTGACGAAATAGTAGAAGCTATAGGCAACATGACCCTTTTGGAAGTTGCCGAGCTCGTAAAGAAGCTAGAAGAGAAGTTTGGAGTATCCGCCGCCGCTGTGGTGGCAGCAGCGCCAGCAGCAGTAGCTGGAGCTCCAGCAGGTCCCGCACCTGCCGCTGAAGAAAAGACAGAGTTCACTGTGATTCTAAAGAGCGCGGGCGCTAACAAGATCAACGTGATCAAGGTAGTTAGAGAAATCACAGGACTTGGTCTCAAGGAGGCAAAGGACCTGGTGGAATCCGCACCCAAGCCTGTAAAAGAAGGTGTATCAAAGGAGGAGGCAGAAAACATAGCCAAGAAGCTCCAAGAGGCAGGAGCAGAAGTAGAGATAAAGTGA